In Acaryochloris marina S15, a single genomic region encodes these proteins:
- a CDS encoding phosphoglucomutase/phosphomannomutase family protein, with the protein MPNDFASSIKFGTDGWRGIIAQDFTFERLVYVAPIAAQILEETYGSADKKHLVIVGYDRRFLSEEFAQATAEAVQQAGFDVLLSNTFAPTPAFSWAAYHRHALGALVITASHNPGIYSGLKVKGAFGGSVPPVVTQAIQDRLVEAPVTTSTAGTLDTFDPWPEYCQVLQSKVDMDAINQAIHQKRLKVFVDTMHGATATGLQRLLSAEITELNCDRDPLFEGGAPEPLPKYLGTLIQSIQTHRQQAPDEEAIVGFIFDGDGDRIAAMDGQGNFLSSQILIPILIEHLAARRKFQGEVIKTISGSELIPQVADLYQLPLHETPIGYKYIADYMLAAESVLIGGEESGGIGYGNHIPERDGLLSALYLLEAAAQTGQDLSHLYQQLQTQTGFTSFYDRIDLPLSSEADKQKLIDQLQAAPFSQVLDQKVVDVLSIDGFKFNLADQSWLLIRFSGTEPVLRLYCESHHPDRVSKILAWAKDWALR; encoded by the coding sequence ATGCCTAACGATTTTGCATCCTCAATCAAATTTGGAACCGACGGTTGGCGAGGCATTATTGCCCAAGACTTTACCTTCGAGCGGTTGGTCTATGTCGCCCCTATTGCGGCCCAAATCCTAGAAGAAACCTATGGCAGCGCTGACAAAAAGCATTTAGTGATCGTGGGATATGATCGCAGATTTCTCTCAGAAGAATTTGCCCAGGCCACTGCTGAAGCTGTTCAGCAAGCCGGATTTGATGTGCTGTTATCGAACACCTTTGCGCCCACCCCTGCATTTAGTTGGGCGGCCTATCATCGCCACGCCCTTGGGGCTTTGGTGATTACAGCCAGCCATAACCCAGGGATCTATTCTGGCCTCAAAGTCAAAGGAGCCTTTGGCGGCTCAGTGCCTCCTGTCGTCACTCAAGCTATTCAAGATCGACTGGTCGAAGCCCCCGTCACTACTTCGACTGCCGGGACCCTAGATACCTTCGATCCCTGGCCAGAGTATTGTCAGGTTTTGCAATCTAAGGTTGATATGGATGCCATCAATCAAGCAATTCACCAGAAGCGACTTAAGGTCTTTGTGGATACGATGCATGGGGCAACAGCCACTGGCCTACAACGGCTGCTATCGGCTGAGATCACAGAACTCAACTGCGATCGCGATCCGTTATTCGAAGGAGGGGCCCCTGAACCCCTTCCCAAGTATTTGGGAACTCTCATTCAGTCCATCCAAACTCACCGTCAACAGGCCCCTGATGAAGAAGCGATTGTAGGATTTATATTTGATGGGGACGGGGATCGAATTGCAGCAATGGATGGCCAGGGTAACTTTCTAAGTTCTCAAATCTTGATTCCGATTTTGATTGAACACCTTGCAGCTCGCCGAAAGTTCCAGGGAGAAGTCATCAAAACGATTAGCGGTTCAGAACTGATCCCTCAAGTGGCTGATCTGTACCAATTACCCCTCCATGAAACCCCCATTGGCTATAAATATATTGCCGACTATATGCTGGCCGCAGAGTCAGTATTGATTGGTGGCGAAGAATCTGGAGGTATAGGCTATGGCAACCATATTCCTGAACGAGATGGCTTGCTCTCTGCCCTATATTTACTCGAAGCTGCAGCTCAAACCGGTCAAGATCTATCCCATTTGTATCAGCAGCTACAAACGCAAACAGGGTTCACCAGTTTTTATGATCGTATTGATCTACCCCTATCTTCTGAAGCTGATAAACAAAAGCTAATTGATCAATTGCAAGCAGCACCCTTCAGTCAAGTATTGGACCAAAAAGTCGTGGATGTTCTATCCATCGATGGTTTTAAGTTTAACTTGGCGGATCAGAGCTGGTTACTTATTCGCTTTAGTGGGACAGAGCCTGTTCTGCGCCTCTATTGTGAGTCCCATCACCCGGACCGAGTTTCCAAAATTCTAGCTTGGGCAAAAGACTGGGCACTGCGTTAA